A genomic stretch from Rhodoligotrophos appendicifer includes:
- a CDS encoding DUF2493 domain-containing protein: MMTEYDDAGFEPPHTSSPTDHLLTELQLYGYRPFEDEPDPRPLPEGNAVAGAVADIFDALIVTLSDTRLEPDLDELLWSTVNLFHRATARIERDLDDNEQAQRRGQREQDGSEVKSVELERLTAEGQTFIERRNSMELFRDVAAEQFERHTGSAWRPRSGSMVNHRNLTSAMIDSRDFLAAKRRAETEVMLPAGPKVAFTGGLDFNDHHLIWAKLDQVHAKHPDMVLLHGGSPKGAELIAAKWADTRKVPQVAFKPDWTKHAKSAPFKRNDAMLDVLPVGVLVFPGTGIQENLSDKARKLGIPVMKFDGGA; the protein is encoded by the coding sequence ATGATGACCGAATATGATGACGCAGGTTTCGAGCCGCCGCACACTTCATCCCCTACCGATCACCTCCTCACCGAACTCCAGCTCTACGGCTACCGTCCGTTCGAGGATGAACCCGACCCAAGGCCGCTTCCCGAAGGCAATGCCGTCGCTGGCGCCGTCGCCGACATCTTCGACGCCCTGATCGTCACGCTCAGTGATACCCGCCTCGAACCCGACCTCGACGAACTGCTCTGGTCAACTGTCAATCTCTTCCACCGCGCCACCGCCCGGATCGAACGCGACCTGGACGATAACGAGCAAGCCCAGCGTCGCGGCCAGCGGGAACAGGATGGCTCGGAGGTAAAGTCCGTCGAGCTGGAACGCCTGACAGCCGAGGGACAGACCTTCATCGAGCGGCGCAACAGCATGGAACTCTTCCGCGATGTCGCCGCCGAACAGTTCGAGCGCCACACCGGATCGGCATGGCGGCCGCGCTCAGGGTCGATGGTCAACCACCGCAATCTGACCTCGGCGATGATCGACTCCAGAGACTTCCTCGCCGCCAAACGTCGGGCGGAAACCGAGGTGATGCTGCCCGCCGGTCCCAAGGTCGCCTTCACCGGCGGTCTCGACTTCAACGATCATCACCTGATCTGGGCCAAGTTAGATCAGGTCCATGCCAAGCATCCCGATATGGTGCTGCTGCACGGTGGATCGCCGAAGGGAGCCGAGTTGATCGCGGCGAAATGGGCCGACACCCGCAAGGTTCCGCAGGTTGCCTTCAAACCCGACTGGACGAAGCACGCCAAGTCCGCGCCCTTCAAGCGCAACGACGCCATGCTGGATGTCCTGCCGGTCGGCGTTCTCGTCTTCCCGGGAACCGGGATTCAGGAGAACCTCAGCGACAAGGCCCGCAAGCTCGGCATCCCGGTCATGAAGTTCGACGGCGGCGCGTAA
- a CDS encoding single-stranded DNA-binding protein: MQNIVILAGNIGQEPETRTTQGGTGITHFTLATSRPRYSEGKVVRDENGYRVQDTEWHRITSFNGLGKTIQQYCEKGMKVLVRGRIHYTKWTDQQGNDRYGCEIIAETVDFLSRAKQTESNDGKFIDDNDIPF, translated from the coding sequence ATGCAGAACATCGTCATTCTCGCCGGCAACATCGGTCAGGAACCCGAAACCCGCACCACCCAGGGCGGCACCGGCATCACCCACTTCACGCTGGCCACCTCGCGCCCCCGCTACTCCGAAGGCAAGGTGGTCCGGGACGAAAACGGCTATCGGGTTCAGGATACCGAATGGCACCGCATCACCTCCTTCAACGGCCTCGGCAAGACGATCCAGCAATATTGCGAGAAGGGTATGAAGGTTCTGGTCCGCGGCCGCATCCACTACACCAAATGGACCGACCAGCAGGGCAACGACCGCTACGGCTGCGAGATCATAGCCGAGACGGTGGATTTCCTCAGCCGGGCCAAGCAGACCGAGAGCAACGACGGTAAGTTCATCGACGACAATGACATCCCGTTCTGA
- a CDS encoding DNA -binding domain-containing protein has translation MTTLQFLDEPPSSPALTEYDRAHFKIYMRLLDAQADGADWQEAVSVLFGIDPEQEQKRARHIHDTHLARAHWMTEHGYRQLLRGRPN, from the coding sequence ATGACCACGCTCCAATTTCTCGATGAACCACCATCAAGCCCGGCCTTGACCGAATACGACCGCGCGCATTTCAAAATCTATATGCGCCTCCTCGACGCGCAGGCCGATGGTGCAGACTGGCAAGAGGCCGTGAGCGTGCTCTTCGGCATTGACCCCGAGCAGGAACAAAAACGCGCCCGACATATCCACGATACCCATCTGGCTCGCGCGCACTGGATGACCGAACACGGCTATCGGCAACTGCTGCGCGGTCGCCCGAACTGA
- a CDS encoding transcriptional regulator domain-containing protein has product MVPDTSRWKTSPDYDFMDDLSVGDLAWECLRRNETYQTDYSGLLKSEQADQPLPQALRQRWGLRFRRPPQSQQP; this is encoded by the coding sequence ATGGTCCCCGATACATCTCGGTGGAAAACAAGTCCCGACTACGACTTCATGGACGATCTCAGCGTCGGTGATCTTGCATGGGAATGCCTGCGCCGCAACGAGACCTACCAAACAGATTATTCAGGGCTGTTGAAATCAGAGCAGGCTGACCAGCCATTGCCGCAAGCGTTGCGCCAACGCTGGGGGTTGCGATTTCGCCGCCCGCCCCAGTCGCAGCAGCCATGA
- a CDS encoding antitoxin of toxin-antitoxin stability system, which yields MPEIIETTVYRLDELSDPAKDKARDWYREASSDDDWQEFVYEDFETICETLGVRLKTRPVRLYGGGTRQKPSIYFRGFWSQGDGACFEAFYSYEKDASAKIRSHAPQDSELHRIADALQAIQRRNFYQLHAEASHRGHYYHEYCMSISVARDSPTYQDMTKDTEDAVIEALRDLARWLYRQLEREYEHQTSGAVVDEIIAANDYTFTASGRRFG from the coding sequence ATGCCTGAGATCATCGAAACCACCGTCTATCGCCTCGACGAACTCTCCGATCCGGCGAAGGACAAGGCCCGCGACTGGTATCGTGAGGCGTCCAGCGACGATGACTGGCAAGAGTTCGTCTATGAGGATTTCGAGACGATCTGCGAAACCCTCGGCGTTCGCCTTAAGACCAGGCCGGTTCGCCTTTACGGCGGCGGGACACGCCAGAAGCCGAGCATCTACTTCAGAGGTTTCTGGTCGCAGGGTGATGGCGCCTGCTTCGAGGCCTTCTATTCCTATGAGAAGGATGCTTCCGCCAAGATCAGGTCGCACGCGCCGCAGGATAGCGAGTTGCACCGCATCGCCGATGCCTTGCAGGCGATCCAGCGGCGAAATTTCTACCAGCTTCACGCCGAGGCCAGCCATCGCGGTCACTATTACCACGAATACTGCATGTCGATCTCGGTCGCGCGCGACAGTCCGACCTATCAGGACATGACCAAAGATACCGAGGATGCTGTGATCGAGGCGCTGCGCGATCTGGCCCGCTGGCTCTACCGCCAGCTCGAACGCGAATACGAACACCAGACTTCGGGTGCCGTCGTCGACGAGATCATCGCCGCGAACGACTACACCTTCACGGCGTCAGGCCGACGCTTCGGCTGA
- a CDS encoding strawberry notch family protein, translating into MSYASAAAPLPAAPVSAAVDTAFAVHQAALLLLPHLERGSRIDAIILRSAMETAFGASDASGAWGWKTAYEACEAATVLFLRRYGKALFRKAGSQAASLPLLTKIAGLLPTHTRRSEESQTFQQFSTPIPLGLIAATAAAITPADRVLEPSAGTGLLAILAEIAGGSLVLNELAETRADLLSQLFPAVAVTRFDAAQIHDHLAPGIVPTVALMNPPFSVMANVSGRMADAAYRHVASALARLADGGRLVTITGSSFAPDAPAWRGAFVRLQDHGRVVFTASIDGSVYAKHGTTIDTWLTVIDKLPADDPAAFPESPGIAPDVATLISWIGEHVPARLPVDAAVSVPVVAPAAAPRTVRGYLARAAASSPVRTVTEPEGVELAYDTIDWTPAEDGRITDAIYEEYGLQAIRIPGSAAHPTKLVQSAAMSSVAPPKPSYRPRLPANIVTDGLLSDAQLETVIYAGEAHSDFLAGSWTLDETFDVISAAPDDAPNAVRFRRGFMLGDGTGAGKGRQSAGIILDNWMRGRRKAVWISKSDKLLEDAQRDWSALGMERLLVTPLSRFPQGKDIRLPEGILFTTYSTLRSDERGEKVSRVQQIVEWLGSDFDGVIIFDESHAMQNAAGGKGERGDVAASQQGRAGLRLQHALPNARIVYVSATGATTVHNLAYAQRLGLWGGEDFPFSTRAEFVEAIEAGGVAAMEVLARDLRALGLYTARSLSYDGVEYELVEHQLTPEQTRIYDAYAGAFSVIHNNLDAAMQAANITGGGDGGSATLNRQAKAAARSAFESAKQRFFGHLLTSMKTPTLIAAIDRDLADGHAAVIQIVSTGEALMERRLAELPAEEWNDVRVDITPREYVLDYLAHSFPVQLYEPFTDDEGNLSSRPVYRDGQPVESREAVARRDRLIEKLASLPPVPGALDQIIQRFGTDMVAEVTGRSRRIVRKTSVGGIDRLVVENRAGSANLAETAAFMDDQKRVLIFSDAGGTGRSYHADVNAKNQRLRVHYLLEPGWKADAAIQGLGRTNRTNQKQPPLFRPIATNVKAEKRFLSTIARRLDTLGAITRGQRQTGGQGLFRPEDNLESHYARDALRQLYLLLVRGKVEGCSLQMFEDATGLKLMDDTGIKDELPPITTFLNRLLALTIELQDVLFTAFEQLLNAKIEGAIASGSYDVGLETLRAESFVVTDRQTIHVHPGTGAEARLLTITQRERNRPIMLTEALDQLADPRAKLLINERSGRAAVQIPTTSVMLDDGEIERRVRLIRPMEAHNVSIRMMDETRWVEADQTAFTSAWNAEVAEVPEFVDSTIHVVSGLLLPIWKRLPNESTRVYRLQTDDGERIVGRRVSPAWVAGAMAAGTSTLTPDAAFMALLDGKTIIDLTEGLQLRRSRVMGANRIELSGFTDVMRDRLSAYGLFHEIISWKLRMFIPTDASGPAILAKVLELYPVQRIGEREAA; encoded by the coding sequence ATGTCTTATGCATCCGCCGCCGCGCCCCTTCCGGCTGCGCCAGTTTCTGCCGCAGTCGATACGGCCTTCGCTGTTCACCAGGCTGCCCTGCTCCTCCTCCCCCATCTCGAACGCGGCAGCCGCATCGACGCCATCATCCTGCGCAGTGCGATGGAAACGGCCTTCGGTGCGTCCGACGCCTCAGGCGCCTGGGGCTGGAAGACCGCTTATGAAGCCTGCGAGGCGGCGACCGTGCTGTTCCTGCGCAGATACGGAAAGGCGCTTTTCCGTAAAGCCGGGTCGCAGGCCGCCAGCCTGCCGCTTCTGACGAAGATCGCCGGGCTTCTCCCCACCCACACGCGCCGTTCAGAAGAGAGCCAGACCTTCCAGCAGTTCTCCACACCGATCCCGCTCGGGCTGATCGCCGCGACGGCCGCCGCCATCACCCCCGCCGACCGGGTTCTGGAACCATCGGCCGGGACGGGCCTGCTCGCCATCCTGGCCGAGATCGCCGGCGGTTCGCTCGTGCTGAACGAGTTGGCAGAAACCCGCGCCGATCTGCTGTCCCAGCTCTTTCCGGCCGTTGCCGTCACCCGCTTCGACGCGGCGCAGATCCACGACCATCTCGCGCCTGGCATCGTTCCGACCGTGGCGCTGATGAACCCGCCATTCTCGGTCATGGCGAACGTCTCCGGCCGGATGGCCGACGCCGCCTATCGCCATGTCGCCTCGGCGCTGGCGCGTCTGGCTGATGGCGGACGGCTGGTGACGATCACCGGATCGAGCTTCGCACCTGATGCGCCCGCCTGGCGCGGCGCCTTCGTCCGGCTTCAGGACCATGGCCGCGTGGTGTTCACCGCGTCCATCGACGGCTCGGTCTATGCCAAACATGGCACCACCATCGACACGTGGCTGACTGTGATCGACAAACTGCCCGCAGACGATCCGGCCGCCTTTCCAGAATCGCCGGGGATCGCGCCCGATGTCGCCACCCTGATTAGCTGGATCGGCGAGCATGTTCCGGCGCGCTTGCCGGTCGATGCTGCGGTCTCGGTTCCTGTGGTGGCGCCAGCCGCCGCACCGCGCACCGTTCGCGGCTATCTCGCCCGCGCCGCCGCATCCTCCCCCGTCCGCACCGTCACGGAACCCGAGGGCGTCGAACTCGCCTATGACACGATCGACTGGACGCCCGCCGAGGACGGCCGGATCACCGATGCAATCTATGAGGAATACGGATTGCAAGCGATCCGTATTCCCGGCTCTGCGGCCCATCCGACCAAACTGGTGCAATCGGCGGCCATGTCCTCGGTCGCGCCGCCCAAGCCGAGCTACCGGCCGAGGCTTCCCGCCAACATCGTCACCGACGGCCTGTTGTCGGACGCCCAGCTGGAAACCGTCATCTATGCCGGCGAAGCTCATTCGGACTTCCTCGCGGGATCGTGGACGCTGGACGAGACCTTCGATGTCATCTCTGCGGCGCCCGACGACGCACCGAACGCCGTCCGCTTTCGCCGGGGCTTCATGCTTGGCGACGGCACCGGCGCTGGCAAAGGCCGCCAGTCGGCCGGGATCATCCTCGACAACTGGATGAGAGGGCGCCGCAAGGCCGTCTGGATCTCCAAATCCGACAAGCTGCTCGAAGATGCGCAACGCGACTGGTCGGCGCTCGGCATGGAGCGATTGCTGGTCACGCCGCTGTCGCGTTTCCCGCAGGGCAAGGACATTCGGCTGCCGGAAGGCATCCTGTTCACCACCTATTCCACGCTGCGCTCCGATGAGCGTGGCGAGAAGGTTTCGCGCGTCCAGCAAATCGTCGAATGGTTGGGCTCCGACTTCGATGGAGTGATCATTTTCGACGAGAGCCATGCCATGCAGAACGCCGCCGGCGGCAAAGGGGAACGCGGCGATGTCGCCGCCTCGCAGCAGGGTCGCGCGGGCTTGCGGCTCCAGCACGCCCTGCCGAACGCCCGGATCGTCTATGTCTCGGCCACAGGCGCGACCACGGTTCACAATCTCGCCTACGCCCAGCGGCTCGGCCTCTGGGGTGGTGAGGATTTCCCGTTTTCGACGCGCGCGGAATTCGTCGAAGCCATCGAAGCGGGCGGCGTTGCGGCGATGGAGGTGCTGGCCCGCGATCTTCGGGCGCTCGGACTCTATACGGCGCGGTCGCTCTCCTATGATGGTGTCGAATACGAACTGGTCGAGCACCAGCTCACGCCGGAACAGACCCGCATCTATGATGCCTATGCCGGGGCGTTTTCAGTCATCCATAACAATCTCGACGCCGCCATGCAGGCCGCCAACATCACCGGCGGCGGCGATGGCGGCTCCGCCACGCTGAACCGGCAGGCCAAGGCCGCCGCGCGTTCCGCCTTCGAGTCGGCCAAGCAGCGCTTCTTCGGTCATCTGCTCACCAGCATGAAAACTCCGACGCTGATCGCCGCCATCGACCGCGATCTGGCAGACGGTCATGCCGCCGTGATCCAGATCGTTTCCACCGGCGAGGCGCTGATGGAACGCCGCCTGGCGGAGCTTCCCGCTGAGGAGTGGAACGACGTCCGCGTCGACATCACGCCCAGGGAATATGTGCTGGATTACCTCGCCCATTCCTTCCCGGTGCAGCTCTACGAGCCGTTCACCGACGACGAGGGCAATTTATCGTCGCGCCCCGTCTATCGTGACGGCCAGCCGGTCGAAAGCCGCGAAGCCGTCGCCCGCCGCGACCGGCTGATCGAGAAGCTCGCCTCTCTGCCTCCCGTTCCGGGGGCGCTCGACCAGATCATCCAGCGCTTCGGCACGGACATGGTGGCGGAAGTCACGGGCCGTTCGCGGCGGATTGTCCGCAAGACCAGCGTTGGCGGCATCGACCGGCTTGTGGTCGAGAACCGGGCCGGCTCCGCCAATCTCGCCGAAACCGCCGCCTTCATGGACGATCAGAAACGCGTACTGATCTTCTCTGACGCAGGCGGCACGGGACGCTCGTATCACGCCGATGTCAACGCGAAGAACCAGCGGTTGCGCGTTCACTACCTGCTGGAGCCGGGTTGGAAGGCCGATGCCGCCATTCAGGGGCTGGGCCGCACCAACAGAACCAACCAGAAACAACCGCCCCTGTTCCGGCCGATTGCGACGAACGTGAAGGCGGAAAAGCGCTTCCTTTCGACCATCGCCCGCCGTCTCGACACGCTGGGCGCAATCACGCGCGGCCAGCGCCAAACCGGCGGACAGGGGCTGTTTCGGCCCGAGGACAATCTGGAATCCCACTACGCGCGTGACGCGCTGCGCCAGCTTTATCTCCTGCTGGTACGCGGCAAGGTCGAGGGTTGCTCGCTCCAGATGTTCGAGGACGCGACCGGTCTGAAACTCATGGACGATACCGGCATCAAGGACGAGTTGCCGCCGATCACCACCTTCCTCAATAGGCTGCTGGCGCTGACCATCGAACTGCAGGACGTGCTGTTCACTGCCTTCGAGCAATTGTTGAACGCCAAAATCGAAGGCGCCATCGCGTCCGGAAGCTATGATGTCGGGCTGGAAACGCTGCGTGCCGAGAGCTTCGTCGTCACCGACCGCCAGACCATCCACGTCCATCCCGGCACCGGGGCCGAGGCCCGGCTGCTGACCATCACGCAGCGCGAGCGCAACCGTCCGATCATGCTCACGGAAGCCCTCGACCAACTTGCCGATCCTCGGGCGAAGCTTCTCATCAATGAGCGCTCCGGCCGCGCCGCCGTCCAGATCCCGACCACCAGCGTCATGCTCGACGATGGCGAAATCGAGCGGCGCGTCCGGCTGATCCGGCCGATGGAAGCGCACAACGTCTCCATCAGGATGATGGACGAGACCCGTTGGGTCGAGGCTGACCAGACTGCGTTCACGTCGGCGTGGAATGCCGAGGTCGCCGAGGTGCCGGAGTTCGTCGACAGCACCATCCATGTCGTCAGCGGCCTGTTGCTGCCGATCTGGAAACGCCTGCCGAATGAATCGACGCGGGTTTACCGGCTCCAGACCGATGACGGCGAGCGCATCGTCGGCCGCCGTGTTTCGCCCGCCTGGGTTGCCGGTGCGATGGCCGCCGGCACATCGACGCTGACGCCCGACGCCGCCTTCATGGCGCTGTTGGACGGCAAGACCATCATCGACCTGACCGAAGGACTACAGCTTCGGCGCAGTCGCGTCATGGGCGCCAACCGTATCGAACTGTCGGGCTTCACCGACGTCATGCGCGACCGCCTTTCGGCCTACGGGCTGTTCCATGAGATCATCTCGTGGAAGCTGAGGATGTTCATCCCCACCGACGCTTCCGGCCCTGCCATCCTGGCCAAGGTGCTGGAGCTCTATCCCGTCCAGCGCATCGGTGAACGGGAGGCGGCATAG
- a CDS encoding DUF7146 domain-containing protein: MARHDAAELAICLGRQAEAVCKRYLSNGHREGRYWLVGDVQNSPGRSMFVRLTGPESGKGAAGKWTDAATAEHGDLLDVIRESCGLIDFKDVADEARSFLSLPRPEPDPVPRSRPRTAPTGSPEAARRLFAMAQPIGRTVVETHLRKRAITALQETGALRFHPRCYYWPERHDPPEIWPAMIAAVTDLDGVQTGAHRTWLLPDGSDKAPVETPRRAMGNLLGHGVRFGVAQDVLAAGEGIETVLSTRSGLPHMPMMAALSAAHLAAIQFPATLRRLYIVRDSDPAGNGARDRLIERARDVGIEAVVLSPVLGDFNEDLCQFGIDALRAALRVQIVPEDVSRFFAA, from the coding sequence ATGGCTCGCCATGACGCCGCCGAACTCGCAATCTGCCTCGGCCGACAGGCCGAGGCAGTGTGCAAGCGCTATCTGTCAAACGGCCATCGTGAAGGCCGCTACTGGCTGGTTGGTGATGTGCAAAACAGCCCTGGCCGCTCGATGTTCGTGCGCCTGACGGGACCGGAATCCGGCAAAGGCGCGGCGGGCAAATGGACCGATGCGGCGACGGCTGAACATGGCGACCTACTCGACGTCATCCGCGAGAGTTGCGGCCTCATCGACTTCAAGGACGTCGCTGACGAAGCCCGTTCCTTCCTCAGTCTGCCAAGGCCGGAGCCTGATCCGGTTCCCCGATCCCGGCCCAGGACGGCGCCGACAGGATCACCGGAGGCAGCACGGCGTCTGTTCGCCATGGCCCAGCCGATTGGGCGGACAGTCGTGGAAACGCATTTGCGGAAACGTGCGATTACGGCATTGCAAGAAACCGGAGCCCTCCGTTTCCACCCGCGCTGCTACTATTGGCCCGAGAGGCATGATCCCCCCGAAATCTGGCCCGCGATGATCGCTGCCGTCACCGACCTTGACGGCGTCCAGACCGGCGCGCATCGCACCTGGCTTTTGCCCGATGGCAGCGACAAAGCCCCGGTCGAAACGCCGAGGCGAGCGATGGGCAATCTCCTGGGACACGGCGTCCGCTTCGGTGTGGCACAGGATGTCCTGGCGGCAGGCGAAGGAATCGAGACCGTACTGTCGACCCGCTCGGGTCTGCCCCATATGCCGATGATGGCGGCGCTCTCTGCGGCGCACCTCGCCGCCATCCAGTTCCCGGCGACGCTACGGCGGCTCTATATCGTGCGCGATTCCGATCCAGCGGGAAATGGTGCGCGAGATCGTCTGATCGAACGAGCGAGAGACGTCGGGATCGAGGCGGTTGTCCTGTCGCCAGTGCTCGGGGACTTCAATGAGGATCTGTGCCAGTTCGGCATCGATGCACTACGGGCGGCCTTGCGGGTTCAGATCGTGCCTGAAGACGTCAGCCGGTTTTTCGCGGCGTGA